The Rissa tridactyla isolate bRisTri1 chromosome 1, bRisTri1.patW.cur.20221130, whole genome shotgun sequence DNA segment GGTCTGCTTAATAGTCGAGCACTAAAGGATAGTCAGAAAGTGACAAAGGCAAGTCCCTATGAATTTTTAATACGGCTGTCTTCCCAGTTTCCTCTTGGAAAATGATAATGCGTTTTGACGAATCAGCAAAGAAATGGCTTAGTAAGACTGACTCTTATCGTGCTGGTGATATGTGCTGCCTCTTGACTTCTTGCCAGTGTCACACATGCTCTTACACGAGCGGTGTTTTCCCCCACAAGCTGCTGTCACGTCCGCACTCGCCTGCATGGCGGTGAGTTTAAGACCTTCAGCTGTCGAGATCTTGGCACTGCTCTAACCAGATGTTTCTAGCCCTTTCCAAGCTCGCAGCACATAACGTGGCAAGCTCTATATAAAATCATCGTCTTGCAGCCCACTCTCTAAACAAGTAATTCAATACCAGCTTTCCTCAGCAATTTCAAATTTCTCTTTAAGAAAAGGAACCTTGGACTTGTTGCCAAAATGTCTGTTAAAAATGACCTTGAAGAATGGCCCGGAGTGAGGGGGTGTGTAACTGGTTTTTCTCCTGCTGTCAAGAGGGAATGTGTATGGAATAGTTGCTGAGGAAAGtctttctgagaaataaaatcaCTGATGATCCTAATTCTAGATCGTCAATGACGCTACTAATTTATATTACCATTCACAGCccataaatgaaaataagtaaaatcCCCTGAGGACTTAAACACTGTCAGATAGTTACTATTTTGAAAGCCAGCACTTGTCAACAATTAACTATACAGTGATATCCGAGAAGCAGTGTCACCCATATATTTAGAAACTGCGGCAGCTGTTTGCAAATCTGGTAGTCATTTTTTAATCACCAGTGGCTTATGGACTGGAGTTACACCTAATATAAAAGCAgggctttttcctttctcctgcaatCATCTGAGACTCACTTGAGTCTCTCCCTAACCTTTTCTCTCCCCGAGCCTTgctagaaaagaaattaagaaccAGACAACCacaataaatgtatttcttcctGCCCCAAACGTTTTGTAAAAGCAGTAAATTTTGAAGTCTCAGAAAGGTGAAGGAGGCttcttcaaaatgtttctttgcatttatgGTTTGTACACAAACGTACTAGGGCCTTACTGTAGcagtcaataaataaaaataccatgtCCTGCCCCTGTTCTCAGACTGTGCTCTAGCCAGGCTCTCCTATCCAAGAATGCTGTAGTTCAGGATCCAGGAGCAAGAGCTACTTATTTCAGCAATAAGGAACGGAACTCCAGAAGAGTCTCCAAAAGTCAGCGGAAGAGTGGGTTGATGaacactgctggaaaaaaaaccctccttctCTGTCTCAGGTAAAGATTGTGCTAATCGCTATTATGGGGTGGACTGTGCAGTGACAGAGCTGAGAATCCAAAGTAGTTAATGTCCTGTTAGACAAGGAAATGtaacagaaccaaaaaaaccccacaaaaacccatGTGAGGTACtctctggggaaaaggaaaaggcaaccTTTATCATAACCAGGTTCTATGATATTATTTGAAAGCATTAGAAAACTACAACTGTATAGTGAAGCTGTGCCTAACACCCAGTGCAGGACAAAGTACAGTGTAAGACTACAATCTGGTTAAGATTACTTTTGTTTTGGCTAGTCTCAAAGAACCaacatctctttttctctttgataGTTTTCTTTTGCATAATTTAAAGGACAGCATTCAAATTAATCTTCAATGTTTACAGGAGCAATAGGATTAAAAATTGGTCTCTCCTTCTTTGATTGTATCTTACCATAATTGACTTCAAAATCTTTCTTCGTACCATTCAAGCTTTCTAGAGTTCCACTCTTTATATCATATCCCAAAGCAGAGAGTTTTTTAATTCGGTACTCAACAATTTGCGTTGTCAACTCCAGCACCATTGGTGTCTCTCTAATCTGCGATACAGAAATTCCTTCCTTCAGTAGTCCTTCAAGTCTTTCTTCCAAAACTGGAACAGAATAGTAGAGAAGGGCTGGGCATTTCAGCACTAGCTGTTTTAATTCTTGATCACTGCACTTAAAGACATTTTGGGAAAAATGCATACTCTTCTGCATAGTAGTAGGAGTAAGTTGAAAAATGAAACCTTTAAGTTTGGACAGCAGCTGTAGAACTTCATGGTCAGTGAAATCATTCTTCTGGAGAAATTCCAAGTTCTCCTGGATTACGGTGGaggtatttaataaaataaatggattttggCTTAATAGCTTCAGTATCCAGATCTTCATATTTGCATCAGAACCTcctaaatttaaataatttctttgcaaTGTTTCtatcaggtttttgtttttctcaacgGGATTGTAGAAAATACTGGGTGCGCTTGTCAAGAACCTGGTGATTATATTATTCTTAAGTCCCAGCTCTTGAAAAAACAGTATATTTGCCTTCTGGTTCTCATGATATTCAGTAGTGAAAAAAGATTCTGGAAATTGCTCTATTAATTTAATCAACTGTTTTTCATTCTGGCATACTAATTGCCATAGAGCTCTTTGGGAGTTTATCTCTGCGGGGGTATGGAGAATTGCTTCTGGGCAGCGTTCTAAAATGTTGGCTACAGTGGTCTCATCCGCTCCCATTTCTTGTAAGATACCAGCAATTTCTTTAACGTAGGCCACATCCTGGAGAAGGACCCATTCCTTTAGTCTGCGTATCTTCTTAATGTCGACTGACAATCTGTGGAGACTCTCaatggtttttttattttcctcccttgaTTTTGTATCAGTTGTGTAACAGGAACATGTTGGGAAGCTTCTCTTTGCTACTTCAGTCCATACTGATGAAAAATCCAGTCCTGGGTTACAGTACTGAGATCTCGTTAACAGAAGAGTAAATATATCTTTTGCACCGTGAGCCACTCCTCTCAACATCGTGGAATTCAACCCTATGGAAAGAGAACAACAACTATATGCAAACACATTTAAGGTACAAGTTATACCTCATAATGTTCTCAGAGACACTGGTATTTAGACTGAGCTGGCATAAGAAATTACTCTCAACAGTGTTTTTTGTTATTAGCACAAAAACTAGCTTTCGGGGGAGGGGGAAGACTTTTGAAAGGTTAACATTCTGATGGATGCCTCACTGCAACAAAAACCTGTGGATGTGGCAGACCTGATGTGGGGGCAGCGCTCTGTCCACATAAATGCTTGTAGTCATACAGGAACCAAACTGTCAGCCGTTTCCTGCAGCTAACATTGTTAATTACATTACAGCTCACCCGCACCACATTAGAAAAATGTTTCACGCAATTTAATGTGACAGTAATTctaccaaattaattttttaaaaagcagcttcaaTATCTTTCTGAACTCTTCTGAATGGCGTTTGGTTAACTTCTCAAGCGTTGTTTGGAGCATGACTCATTCCTTCATGTGTCAGAGACTCCCCTGATGCTCCTTCAGCAGCAGTTCATAGCCTGATGGCATTGTGAAATCATTCTTGTTATAattaaggggagggggggaatcatCAAAAACCTCTATGTATGTGTTTCCATTAGCTGAGTCTGTTAATTGGGTTCTGAATAAGCACACTGGTATTTTGGGAGAGGACACAAGTACGCTGTACTATCTTCAGGCCTTCACTTGCCTCTTCCAGCACCTCCTTTGCCACAGGTGCCCTCTGCACTGATGCcttatttctgtctccaggtCACTTCTGTCATTGCTGGCCACCCCCAGTAGGCAGAGAGTCCTTGTGGATGAGGTGCATGGCTCTGCTGCGGTTCACCCGGCAACCCGAGGGTAGGGGTGGGCAATCCCATACCCCACCTTTGCTTAAACTGCCTGCAAGGTACCACCAATAGCGCAGGTGGTGCCACCTGCTCTGCAATGGCCAAAGGAGCCGCAGCAGTCAAACACATATGAGGCGGTGTTTTCATAACAACCTTTATGGAAGCACGGAGTGCGAAAGGGAGAATTGCTGGTCTGTGAAATACTCGCACAAATTGTGCTGGTAACATGCTTAAAACTGCtcaaattgaaaatgaaaaaaacccaaacttacaATTTGTGCGTTTGACAATTCTAAGTTGCTTTTCAGCTCTCCCAAAGTATGGCATGCTTCAAAACACACCTACGTGAGTATTAAGTTAAATTAAGAGGTTTTTAGGAGATAAAAGACTGTTATGATCATGTAACCTAATGTCCTGCATAACAGAGCAAGAAGCCTATTGCAGGAACAGCTGTACTAGAATCTTCTTTATAACccatctttaaagaaaatacatagtTTGTTTAAAGAACTTAAGTGATAAAGTCTCTATCTAGTTGCCAGATAAGGTTAAATATCTTCCAGGGGTAAAATACTTTATCTCAAGAAAGTGTACCTTTGCTTTTAAGTTGATGTTTTTCAGCTTCTAAAAGCTGGACTCTCATTACGTTACTACATCATAAACTAATAGaataagacataaaaataatttcctatatGCAAGCTTATGTTATTAACTGAAGCTGTTTATCGGTAACTTGGTTTTTAGTAGTATTTCTAAATCTCTGAGGCAAAATCCGGTTGCCTAATGAAGCTGCTTGTGTCATAACCCCAAGGCTAATGATTTTATCTTCATAACCTTCCTGGCTTAAGAAGTGCTGTCCAGCAAGCTCCACCACAGAACAAGCCATTTTTCCCAATAGCcctgaaagcactgcaagtgTAGGTAAGTCACAGACTTTTCGCGTGCTGACCTTTCCACGTCCTGAAAAAGTGACTGTTTCATGGCGACTGCAAACTAAAGCCTCTCCTCCGTAGGGAGCGACACAACTGCCTGTGCCCGAGTACTCTGAGTAGTTCTATTGAACTGAGTGGGTCCAGTCAGCGTAAATAAATCTCTGAAGCATCAGGGCTTTCTTCATTAATGCTTCAGCTCAGCTGGACACTGCCAGCAACATAAAGTATTGTTACAATTGTTTGGGATGTCAGATGACAATTCCAAAGTACAAACTGGAAAAACAACTAACCATGACTTTTACTTCAATGTGTAATCCTGCTGTTAAACCAAATTGCCTTGTGAGTAATACAGTCacttaaaatacagtcattttatctattatacagattttttaaaattttcatatagTAAATTGTGCTCCTCTAAGATCTGACATGGAAATGATTGTTATATGCACTTAAAAGAAGCTTTCTGTTGTCTGAAACTCTTTGACATCAgtcaatttttttcctgttgttagtGAGGATCATCCACGCAGAAACACAGAATactacagaaggaagaaaaaacttttaTTTGCTAAACCACCTATGCATGGGGTACTCAGGAGCCCTTGTAAAGCACTAAGCAAAATCTTAACATGCAAAATGAGATGAATGGATTTTAATGTCATGGTGTTCTGTAGAAACTAAGATGATGATTAAGAGTTATCATTTGGTGTATTTCAGCGTCCACAGATGACAGTATCACATTTCCAGGGTATGTAACATATTCCCAGAGTTCAGAGGTCTCTCAAAGCTCGTGCTCGACTACTGTCCTAATATGGAGGACCCCACTGCAACTTTTTACACACCTATATTGCTGTAGGGATTGTAAATCAATTGAGACATTagggaacaaaaaaacaaaccagccagcTTAGACGAGACATTTGTTCTTACTGCCAGCAGCACCCTCTTATCGCCAGGTGTCATAACAGCAATAAGGAAGTGAGCTAATGTCTACCTGGAAGTTATCTGTGATCCTGCTCGTTAGCACACTTGCAGTGACCTATATCTACAGATTAAAGGGCTGTTAAAAGTTTCATTATTTAATGAGACTCATATGTATATCTTCTATAGGAGATGGATACTAGGATCAACTAGCTGACTCATCCCTCACTTCATTCAGACATTTTGGATTTCTGCATGTGTATTTTGAGACTCAAATCTCACTTTTTGAAAAACTAGCAAACCAGCCTCTTGCTCACGTTGTATTTTTCACAACATCTTTCACTAAAGAGAGCAACAGTATAACTACTACTGTATGCTGGTCATTTCCATTCTTATTACAGCAAGCTGTAGGCAGGTCTTAGCAGGCTGTGGAGAATAAAATGGAACTACTAAATTCCTAGATTGAACTTTAAAGTAATCAGGAAAAATGGGTATCTCCCTAGAAGACAGCAGTGTAGATAGGATTTGAATAGCTTGTGATGAAATCTGGAGCAGTAATAGGTATCAGTTTTGTAGATTAATACATAGTAGAGTAAGCATTCAAACGTCTGCACTAACAGGCAAAAAATGATACCATACTTTGCATCAGTAGTGGAAATGAGGTAAAGAAGGATTACAAAAATACGCTACACCAACATAAAGCTTTCTAGAAAAATCTATAGAGGATCCTAGGATgatccaggttggaagggacctcaagaccTCAAAGCAGAGTCTGCTATGAGTTAAGACCAGGCTGCTTTGCCTAGTCAGGTCTAGAAAACCTCCATGGATGGAGCCCACCCAGCctctctgggctgcctgttcTACTGCTTGACAATCCTTGCGGGGGATAAAGCTTTTCCTTCTATTTaggaaagacatgaaaaaaagctTAAGGAAGCATAGCACTATTTAAGCCACAGATCATCAAGTGGTGTTTTTAGTATAGAGAAGATTGAAAGCTAGCAAGCACTCAGAGTCTGGTCACGTAAACCTGGCCACCTGGACCATCCCTATCTCCACacctcttttcccctcttttggaTTCTGCTTCAAGagtggaggggctggaggaggatggagTCCTGCAGCCAGCGCAGGAGCTGAGGGCTTGCTCTCCCTGTCCAGCCTGAGCCCCGCTGCCCCAGCTGGGTTCTCCTGTGTTGCTGAAGTCACCTGGCAGAAAGGTCAATCCCAGCCTACAACCGGAACTTGCACCCAAAGCTTCTgtagaatcaccgaatggtttgggttggaaggggccttaaatatcatctagttccaacccccctgccatgggcagggacgcctcccactagaccaggttgctccaagccccatccagcctggccttgaacacttccaggaatggaacatccacagcttctctgggcaacctgtgccagtgtctcaccgccctcggggtacagaatttcttcccaatatctaacctaaatcaaccccctttcagtgtaaaaccgtcacccctcatcctatcgctactcTCCctcatagagtccctccccacctttcccgaaggcccccgttaggtactggaaggccgctacagGGTCTCCCCGGAGCAAGCTCTCCCTCCCAACCACCCGCcgctcctcccccccccacctcgccccctTTATCCTCGGGCCGTCGCCACTGTCACGACACGGCCGCACCTGCCGCCTACGCGCAGGAGGCCCAACGCCGCCTCAGCCGGGCCGCTAACGGCGGCGCCCCGCCTGAGGGCCGCGACGGGGCTGCTTCCCTCACCGGCCGGTGCCCGGAGGGACAACGCTGAGACCCGCCTCCAAGCCCCCGTTGTGGGGAGCCGACCGAgagcgccccgccgccccggtccCGTCCCGCACCGCGCCTGACCTGGCCGGGCTCGCCGCCGCGCAGCGCCGCGCTGGGCCCTACCACcgctgccgggcggcgggggggtgctgAGGAGAGGGGGGGATGTACCATGTGGCGtccgcggcggggaggggcgggtgGCAGTGAGGGACAGTGATTCGGGCTGAGTTTGCGGTAAATCTCTGCCATCCCGCGGCTGTGAGCGTTCATCCCTTGGTGCCCTCTGTTCTTAATCTCCTCCTGGTGCAAAAATCACCTGAGGTTCTTCCACGCGTTAAAGCAGGCTTCAGTGTGATTAGAAAGAGTTAAAGGTGGTCGGATTTGAACAGCTTTCAAGAGAGAATTAatgtagtaaataaaaaaaaaaaaattgaaaatcgATCATTTTGAAGTCTTACGATAGCagagaaattaactttttaaagctAGGCTACTTGAGTGCCTGTGCTCTGATGGGAAGCAGGTGATCCTATTGATTCAGTAAGGGAAATGCTCTGTTTCTGGTATTTATCCCAAACTGAAGCTAAAATAATGGTGCCGGTGAGGCTTTGCGCCCTGTGCGGCACAACAGTGACCCTACACACCACCCGGCAATCACAGCTCCTGGTACCAAAGGTGTTAACCTCCACAAAGATGCTTCAACTTGATTTGGAAGCGGTACACATTTGGATGGGAGGCACCGCTGATGCGGTGATGGAGGTTTGGCTTACCTCActatattttcttccaaatgatcGCTGCACTTATtacagaataaaagaataaaattcccATAGGTAGTCGTTGGATTGATAGTGTTTTGCTGGTGGTGTTTCAGAAGTTAAATGAGCTGTGACGGTGAGAATCAtcttcctctatttttctttttttcagctatatctactttatttctcttctaaacTCAGAGTAAGAAATGAGCAGAGACACATAAATGATTTCTAGGCgcattaggatttttttaaactaactacGGGTCTACGTAATCACACCCTTCAGCGAGTGAAAATCGACACTGTTCTCTCCGGGAACACTTCTTTTGTCAGGTACGTTTTCAATAGTCTGTATTAGGTCTGTGAAAAGGATCTAATGGAGAAGAGAACTGCCATAGAAAGAAATGACGTTCTACAAAGGCAGTTCAGGCTTGGTGTCCTACATGACTGCTGTTTCAAAAAGAGTTAATGATGTTTGTGAATATAAATGACATACAATGATACTAAAAACATGTACCTAAAAAAACACTTCTAATTTGTAACACACAACATATTGTATACTTGCTTCTTTATGTTTTTGTCATTTCGCGCCTTCATGTtagcttttttcccttctaactCCTCCCCACTCTCTTGATCTTTGCGATCACAGTCTGAGATAAATTGGCTAAATTAGCaataatgttctttaaaaaagttATCCACAAGAGAACCCAGGAGTGAGGTTTACTGTACGAGTTCCTTGATTAACTGtgattctattttcttttcctgataaCCTGGAGAGACTCTTCCTTTGAGATTtgacattttaattaatatattcttCACCTTCCTTCCACTTCTAAATCAAGAACAAACCATCTGGCATGGAAGGTATGGCCAGGGCCCAATGCTGATTTCACATAATGATAAGCTAATGATATATTACAGTTGTTACTTAGTCTGTAGCGACAAACGGCTGACAGACTGATGGTTTTCATGGCTGCAATTTGGTTATGAAACCATAAGGTCTAGTGAGGGAGGGCTGCTTCCACCTCGGTATTCCCACAAAGGCAGATTGGTTGACGCTGGACTTCACTCAGGGCCATCTTCAGTGTCGCAGCCTTGTCAAGAGCTAGCAGGGAACACAGGGAGTATGAAGAAGTGGtttaaaagtttgaaataaaaactgtattGTGAGGTGACCTTCCTTGAAAATAAGGAATCTATCTTCTGTCAATGTGCTCAAAAACTATAGAATTAAAAGGAGTTTGATGGAAAGTGGTCATTAACTAccaagatttttctgttttatttctttgaaaaatattcacCAAATAATTGGCATTTCCTaagagtaaaaacaaaaaacaagcaaggGAGAACATACTTTTTATTAATTGAGAAAACAATGCTCAACTTTACAATAACCCAACTACTCCAGGTTTGAGTTGCAGCAAGGATATATGACGGGATCCTCTATGTTCTTCTGGACTGGAACGATGAGCTCTGGAACATGATGTTCCATGTATGACAGGGGAATAATTGATAACCTCATTAAGAAAAGCTGGGCCCCCAAACTTTTTAGAGAGAAATTTTGTATAAAACCAAAGTCATGGCTGGGGCCTCTGCTGCTAGCATGCCTTGATCATTAATGACTTTAAATCATTCAcagtgaggaaagaaaagcatgaaggGAAACACGTGATGCACGTCTCCTTCTGTTGACTTTCACTTTCTGTGTATCTTAGCAGAAAAAAGTGTTTTAGTAGAAACAGCAACTACAATTCTTAAAGTACTGTCCCGCTCTGGAATTCTGGAAGTCAAGAAAGACCAGTACTGCTGATGCGAGTCCTCTGCCTTTTACTCGAGAGCCGAGATTTCTAATGAGACCTCACCTTCTGTTGCTACCCCCTTGTCTATGAACACTCTGGAAGCTGCAGATTTGAGCTGCGATCCACAGGTGGAGGCTCCTTTTCAGATCGGCGGCTACAGCTGCCCTGTCAGGCCTCGAAATTGCTCTACTGAGTCCTGCCAGCGAGACGCCTCGCTCAGCGCCCAGCGCAGAGAAGGCGCAGGGAAACCTGCCGCGCCGGCAGCACGCAGACCGTGCTTTCAGCGCTGCCGTTAAAAGCGAAGACGTTAGATATACGCCATTTACTAATAGCGACTTTACTAAGTGCTAGGGAGGCCATTTTAACCCATTCTGCTGCTCAGAACTCGCTCCAAACCACCTCAGGGCTGCCGCGGCGGGCGGCCGCGAAAACACGGCCCGTTTCGTAAGCCACACCGCCCGCCTCCGCCTAACGCgggagggggccgggccgggcgggcagcgggAGACGTGCGAGGAACAACACGGGGTACACAGAGGGAGAGCGGGCGGCTGCACCAACCCTCCCCCATGTCCACCCGGACCGGCAGCGCCTCGACGGTGGCCGCGCACAAACCGGCACCGGGCGGGGACCGACCTCCCTACCCACAGCTTACATAAACGCCCCGACTCTGCCctgcgggatgggatggggcatGGTGGGATCGGCCGGTCCCGGTCCCCACAGCCGCAGCGGGGCTCTGAGGACACGCACCACCGCACGTGCGCGGCGCAGGCCGCGAGACATAACAGGTCCGCGTGCGCGCGCGCCGGCTgcgcgctccccccccccccaaactcccgCCCGCGCATGCGCACAGGCGCCCCCCGACAGGAATCGGCGCCTCCCAgagcctccccgcagccccgtgCTCATCCGGGTCCCGCCGCACGGAGCCGgcgcgaggcgggggggggggcggcccgtCGTCTCCGCCCCCGGCGTCCCTctccgccgccccgcgccgccccggcggGTGGGATTCCTGCCGCCATAGCCGGCTCCCCCGcctcgggagcggggccggccggagcccccctccttccccgcgCCGCCTTCCCCCCACACTCCGCCGGTAGTAAACACACTTCAGAAACGTGAGGGCCGGCGGTCACGTGGGGGCGGGACCGGCCAATGGGCGGCaggggggcggagcggggcggggcggccggcggagcCCCCGGCGCCCGGCCCAGAGTCACAGGGCGAGCGGCGAGGAGGCGGCTGTCGCCGGTGGGCACGAGGCGCGCGCGGCCGGTCACCCGACGGCCGCAGATCCCGCCGGGCGGGCAAGGGGAGGAAGCGGAGGAAGAAGCCTCGCTGCCCCGGAGGAGCCACCGGCGGATCtcgctctccttccctccttcctttctgtctctgCTCTCCCCGGCGCGCGGGGGCTTCCGCGGGGTGATGCGTCCCCGccgggcggccgcccccgccgtcTCCGCCGGGTCCTAGAGCCGCCCCAGGCCGGACCCCGCGCCGCTCGGCCCGGCTtccccgcgcggggcggcggTGGCCGTTGCTCGCCCGGGCGCCGAGCGGCGGCGCCGCGCCATgagcggccccgcgggcggcggcggtggtggttcCTGTTGAGCGcccgcgcccccggcccggcccggcccggcagcaATGGGGGTGAACGCCGTGCACTGGTTCCGCAAGGGGCTGCGGCTCCACGACAACCCGGCGCTGCGGGAGTGCATTCAGGGCGCCGACACAGTCCGCTGCGTCTACATCCTGGACCCCTGGTTCGCCGGCTCCTCCAACGTGGGCATCAACAGGTGGCGGTgagtgcggggcggcggcggcggcgggggggggccctCGCCCACGCGTTATGTATGCGGTCACGCCGCCTCCCCGCCATCCCCTCCCATCACCGCCGCGATTGGGCCGCCGCCAGCGCCGGCTTCCCTCGCCCGCCCGCGGTGTTACATATCCAGCCCGGGCCGCGGCTGCCGCGGcgggggaggaaaaggggaaggaacgGGGAAGCCTCTGGCggagcgcggggcgggagggctgTGCTTTCAccgggaaggggtgggggggttcaTGTTCCCGCTCCCGAGTCCGGCGGTTCGGCGCCTGCCGGCGGCCGCGGTGCCCGCTTGGGCTCAGAGCGGGGCTGCTGCCGGGCTGTGAGCCCCGGGAGCCGCGTCCCGGAGGGTTTGCTTCACCTCTGGGCAGCCAGAAACCCCGCGCCGCACGGGGTCACTccgttctggaaaaaaaaacaaaaacaaaaaaaccccaccccaaaacaaaccaaaaaaccagccCACCTGTTAAGCTGCTTGATTGGTTCAAAAGTAATTTCTCGGGATGTCTTTCCTGCAAGGAGGGGTAGGTGGTGTCCCTTTCCAAAGCCTGTAGATCTATTTCTACACCTTCAAGCCAGATGTGGTCACATCTCATACAAAAATGAACTTTACTGTGGAGTTGTGGCTGGCGCTCGCATGCTAAATGCGTGGCGTAAGGCAGAGGTTAATGGGACTTCTGTGCATGCTTGTCTTGTGTGATTAGTTAAAACATCACTAGGGATCTGAAAGTTGTTACCCTTTTAAACGGGTTCATAATGCAGTAGAGTTCTTGTGTCAGCTGTCCATCCAGTGTCAGGAACTTGAAATGCTCACGAGCAGAGCCTGCAGAGAGTATGATGCTGAGAAGAGTTGCCCAATTATGGAACAAATACAATGAGACTTGGCTTGACACCGCATCATGGAAGAACGACAAAGTTGAGATACTTTGGGTTTCAGTTCAGTTTACTTCTCTTCAAGGATTGCTTCTTTCAGATTTAATAATTTCTATCCCAGGTCATCAAATGCTTTACCAACAAGGTGACTTGCCTTTGgaggtgtggtttttttgagaAGTTTTCCTTGTGGTTCTATTTCTGTGGttttcagaagataaaaatacTAGAAGTGCTTTCTGTGAACTTGAACGTAATGGTTATAGCTGACAGAAATAGTGTTTATACCAGTTAAGAATAATTGTTAGATACTTCCCTTATCTGAGGTTCATACATACATTTCTTTTGTAGAGgcttttaaactttttgtttgtttgttttgaagaggCTAAGGGTTTTTTTGGATAACAAATCCTAACTTTATAAAGAAAGCTCAGAGGCCTTAGTTTTATGAATGAAGCGTGAACaactaaagttttaaaaaaatgaaggcaattgGTGCAAGTGTGAGTTTTGAGGAAATCACATGTGTTAAGAATATTTCATAGGTTTCGAATGTGTTTTGCAATTGAAATGCTAAACTGTTTTTGATTATGTTCTCTGAGCTAGTGAACGATAGACAACTGTGAACTTTGACTCTAGCAAAAGGAGGTTCGTGTCTTGAGTGTTACTGCCCTGGTTCTTCAATGACTAATGTGATTGCTAGCTAATACAGTCATTGAGTACATTTGTGCGTGTTCTATTTGGTAGTTGGTTTATTCTAACTGTATTCTCAGTGATCTCAA contains these protein-coding regions:
- the MTERF2 gene encoding transcription termination factor 2, mitochondrial; protein product: MLRGVAHGAKDIFTLLLTRSQYCNPGLDFSSVWTEVAKRSFPTCSCYTTDTKSREENKKTIESLHRLSVDIKKIRRLKEWVLLQDVAYVKEIAGILQEMGADETTVANILERCPEAILHTPAEINSQRALWQLVCQNEKQLIKLIEQFPESFFTTEYHENQKANILFFQELGLKNNIITRFLTSAPSIFYNPVEKNKNLIETLQRNYLNLGGSDANMKIWILKLLSQNPFILLNTSTVIQENLEFLQKNDFTDHEVLQLLSKLKGFIFQLTPTTMQKSMHFSQNVFKCSDQELKQLVLKCPALLYYSVPVLEERLEGLLKEGISVSQIRETPMVLELTTQIVEYRIKKLSALGYDIKSGTLESLNGTKKDFEVNYGKIQSKKERPIFNPIAPVNIED